Proteins found in one Plasmodium malariae genome assembly, chromosome: 13 genomic segment:
- the PmUG01_13011300 gene encoding conserved Plasmodium protein, unknown function encodes MGIYNIDNTSVTDIGKNKQAPKYISSFVNFHKKKKKQNSTLSFTIGRTLTCIDTRENPYLLRQHEELKKLKENFAYNDSKKRITLRSRPNIRYGTDMKKQNMLKNTRKNGLRRPQLIDMKLDKYENFLLDDKQITKYKLGKGNKKDITSESNQQNTVNTLKILRENLLNNPFIRELMIKELDNVLLGNEFNAEYILKELNNNLLANTKLGLSELKTLEQVILYNKQIKEAKIKEIKSILLNNKALSESQLIELKLMISDILSDYSNLKGNSQTRYIDFLNKCILNSNYRLPNITDVLNNAHLSNKKKLTKKDFSINKSDTINKNNLSHEDISIKESYIINKKEQLKRRETIRESDKIKKSLIHEDILTKETDSVDKNESLQKEDIINVSDKIKKSLTHKDVSIRKTEETDKKEHFQKKDSFNESDITKESLLHKEIPTNEIDGTNKKEILQKKDFISVRHEIKKNLINSYVNTKETDRINQRELLQKLQSIRTRDKIMEKLSNKYIHTKKYSAIHEKEPLQKKDSFNESDITKESLLHKEIPTNEIDVTNKKEKLQKTDPISESDKSIESLIHKDVLTKQIDGTDKKELFQEKDFISVDDRIEESLLPKDFSTKEIDETNKKELLNKRDLFNESDRYKEDETLKDKNHVINMHTGDKKKEDELSKEKKHITNIHICDKKKEDKLSKEKKHIINIHMRDKNEQNELSRENINVIDIYMSDKTEDDELSKEKKYIIDTHISDIKKQDELSKEKKHIIDIHMSNKNKKGELLQKIYSINKDNKTKENQLPKKKEWNIDIIMNDKKKKKKKLLNEKPWNINTYMDDESTDTELFQEINPINVIDVDTKDPLYEVLQDSLFDSVLNVEVKKPSDKLITLKKAFKYGVPVLAACIALPLLIVYYTPTTGIEVFNEAFKAGVTAGVSTMTSCTINSITNHIIPAILQLPNIIIPSVTAAANTVASSVGGIFGNFLSLATETLSAFTEKGRTSSVVTNTFTSNVRSGVNTIASCALRTAPDAAYNAGSAVGIQAGLMHSMFPSLMAVSVLIIFYALFKLILYLYKKGKLKFLHKLKKRLLLSLTKIKHHNRLKRRKKRIQKLLNTSIS; translated from the exons ATGGGAATTTATAATATCGATAATACTAGTGTTACAGACATtggtaaaaataaacaagcgcctaaatatatt AGTTCTTTTGTTAACTttcataaaaagaaaaaaaagcaaaattctACACTTAGTTTTACTATCGGCAGAACACTAACATGTATTGACACGAGAGAAAATCCGTATTTGTTAAGACAAcatgaagaattaaaaaaattgaaggaAAATTTTGCGTACAATGACAGCAAAAAAAGGATAACATTAAGAAGCAGACCAAATATTCGGTATGGTACTgatatgaaaaaacaaaatatgttaaaaaataccAGAAAAAATGGTTTACGTAGACCACAGTTAATAGATATGAAATTagataaatatgaaaatttccTGTTAGATGATAAacaaattacaaaatataaattgggaaaaggaaataaaaaagatattactTCAGAAAGTAATCAACAAAATACAGTGAacactttaaaaatattaagagaaAACTTGCTAAATAACCCATTTATAAGAGAATTAATGATAAAAGAATTAGATAATGTTCTGTTAGGAAATGAGTTTAATgcagaatatatattaaaagaattaaacaACAATTTATTAGCTAATACAAAGTTAGGATTATCAGAATTAAAAACTCTAGAAcaagttatattatataacaaacaaattaaagaagcaaaaataaaagagataAAATCAATTCTGTTAAATAATAAGGCATTAAGTGAATCTCAACTAattgaattaaaattaatgattAGTGACATATTAAGTGATTATTCTAATTTAAAAGGTAATTCACAAACACGCTATATagactttttaaataaatgtatctTAAATAGCAATTATAGATTACCAAACATTACCGATGTCTTAAACAATGCACATTTAagcaacaaaaaaaaattaacaaaaaaagatttttccATAAACAAAAGTGACactataaacaaaaataatttatcacATGAAGATATCTCTATTAAGGAAAGTTATATAATCAACAAAAAAGAGCAATTGAAAAGAAGGGAAACTATTAGAGAAAGcgataaaattaagaaaagtTTAATCCATGAAGATATCCTAACAAAAGAAACAGATAGCGTTGATAAAAACGAGTCATTACAGAAAGAGGATATTATCAATGTAAGtgataaaattaagaaaagtTTAACACATAAAGATGTCTCTATAAGGAAAACTGAAGAAACCGATAAAAAAGAGCATTTTCAAAAGAAGGATTCATTTAATGAAAGTGATATTACTAAAGAAAGTTTGTTACATAAAGAAATCCCTACAAATGAAATTGATGGAACcaataaaaaagagatatTGCAAAAAAAGGATTTCATCAGTGTACGTCAtgaaattaagaaaaatttaataaattcatatgTCAATACAAAGGAAACCGATAGAATCAATCAGAGAGAGCTACTGCAGAAATTGCAATCCATTAGAACACGTGAtaaaattatggaaaaattatcaaataaatatatacatacaaagaAATATAGTGCAATACATGAAAAAGAGCCACTGCAAAAAAAGGATTCATTTAATGAAAGTGATATTACTAAAGAAAGTTTGTTACATAAAGAAATTCCTACAAATGAAATTGATGTAAccaataaaaaagagaaattgCAAAAAACAGATCCCATTAGTGAAAGTGATAAAAGTATAGAAAGTTTAATACATAAAGACGTCCTTACAAAGCAAATTGATGGAACTGATAAAAAGGAGTTATTCCAGGAAAAAGATTTCATTAGTGTAGATGACAGAATTGAGGAAAGTTTATTACCTAAGGATTTCTCTACAAAAGAAATTGATGAAACTAATAAAAAGGAACTATTGAACAAAAGGgatttatttaatgaaagtGATAGATATAAAGAAGATGAGACtctaaaagataaaaatcatgttataaatatgcatacaggtgataaaaaaaaggaagatgaattatcaaaagaaaaaaaacatatcacaaatatacatatatgtgataaaaaaaaggaagataaattatcaaaagaaaaaaaacatatcataaatatacatatgaggGATAAAAACGAGCAAAATGAATTATCaagagaaaatataaatgttatagACATATATATGAGCGATAAAACAGAGGACGATGAAttatcaaaagaaaaaaaatacatcaTAGATACACATATTAGTGACATAAAAAAGCAAGATGAAttatcaaaagaaaaaaaacacatcatagatatacatatgagtaataagaataagaaaggcgaattattacaaaaaatttatagtataaataaagataacAAAACGAAGGAAAACCAgttaccaaaaaaaaaagaatggaatatagatataatcatgaatgataaaaaaaaaaaaaaaaaaaagttattaaatgaaaaaccatggaatataaatacatatatggaTGATGAGTCTACAGACACCGAATTATTTCAAGAAATAAATCCTATAAATGTAATTGACGTAGATACCAAAGATCCATTATATGAAGTACTACAGGACTCTCTTTTTGATAGCGTCCTTAACGTAGAAGTTAAAAAACCATCTGATAAATtaataactttaaaaaaagcatttAAGTATGGAGTTCCTGTCTTAGCAGCATGCATTGCACTACCACTTCTTATAGTATATTATACACCTACAACTGGTATAGAAGTATTTAATGAAGCTTTTAAAGCAGGTGTAACAGCAGGCGTATCTACGATGACATCTTGTACAATTAATTCTATAACTAATCACATTATACCAGCAATACTTCAACTACCAAATATAATCATTCCTAGTGTTACTGCGGCTGCAAATACTGTAGCTTCTTCCGTTGGCGGAATTTTTGGAAATTTCCTTTCACTTGCAACTGAAACACTTAGTGCCTTTACTGAAAAGGGAAGAACATCTAGTGTAGTTACTAATACATTTACAAGTAATGTTCGTTCCGGTGTTAACACTATTGCATCATGTGCACTTAGGACAGCTCCAGATGCAGCTTATAATGCAGGTTCAGCAGTGGGGATACAAGCTGGTCTCATGCATAGTATGTTTCCATCACTTATGGCTGTTAGcgttttaataattttttatgctctttttaaattaattttatatctatataaaaaGGGTAAGCTGAAATTCCtccataaattaaaaaaaagattattgCTCTCCTTAACTAAAATTAAACATCATAATCGattaaaaagaaggaaaaaaaggatcCAAAAATTATTGAATACATCTATTTCGTAA
- the PmUG01_13011400 gene encoding conserved Plasmodium protein, unknown function: MENRLTKKEDNSASIDNAIKYNVSSENGAPDTEEEKGTDYDALEKIYQQLLSEDKSKDELQGKVYCNENTHHESIGQQIYDRMMASNDGGITYDCNASDLWKKMKDGVFNMNDAILYGIVDYRNACVVYKHFHKLEKEKYIEIRDLLWKLCVTIETLYNIQKEIVAKEWDNLSSCVLSDILKRDQRDYSDLHNLILGGNCTTLKFVEFIYNKRLSWLYTTDTIFYLWAEVLSFRLIHHGE; encoded by the coding sequence ATGGAAAACAGGTTAACGAAAAAGGAGGATAATTCTGCATCAATTGATAatgcaataaaatataatgtttcGTCAGAAAATGGAGCACCTGATACAGAGGAAGAGAAGGGTACTGATTATGATGccttagaaaaaatatatcagcAACTGCTGTCCGAGGATAAAAGTAAAGATGAATTACAAGGTAAAGTATACTGTAATGAAAACACACATCATGAAAGTATAGGACAACAGATATATGATAGAATGATGGCTTCTAACGATGGAGGAATAACTTATGATTGTAATGCTTCTGATTTgtggaaaaaaatgaaagatgGTGTATTTAATATGAATGATGCAATTTTATATGGTATTGTAGATTATAGAAATGCTTGTGttgtatataaacattttcataagcttgaaaaagaaaaatacatagAGATTAGAGATCTCTTGTGGAAACTATGTGTAACTATTGAAACCttgtataatatacaaaaagaaaTTGTAGCGAAAGAATGGGATAATCTTTCTTCTTGTGTCTTAAGTGATATATTGAAAAGGGATCAGAGAGATTATAGtgatttacataatttaattttaggAGGAAACTGCACCACATTAAAATTTgttgaatttatatataacaaaaggCTTTCATGGTTGTACACTACGgatacaatattttatttatgggCTGAAGTTTTATCATTTAGATTAATACATCATGGTGAATAA